CCTTTTGAACCTCGCCTAAAAGTAGGTTAAGATCGGCGCATAGCGCGCCGATCTCGTCCGGATTTTCGTTCAGCCGCGCCACAAAGTCAAGATCGCGAGCGATTGTTTTTACAGCCGATCGCGCAAGCGAGATTGGATTAAGAAATTTCGCGATTGCGATCCAGCCCACAATAGCCGAAAGCGCGAAACCCGCCGCGCCGATAATCAACGCGCTATAAAGCGCGGCGGCAAGCGTCCTGTTAATACTTTCCAAAGGCATATCGGCGCCCGCCACAAACCTAACGCCGTTATCCGTTTCGATTGGAACAAATATGCTTCTGTGGCTTCCCCATTCGTCTACATATTCGTCGAACTGTATTTCATTCGTCCGCAACGCTTCGGCGAGCTTGGGGCTTGCGTCCTCATATAGGTATAACGGCTCTTTTTCAAGCGCGCCTTGCTCCATTTCAGACTCTTCGGGCGTATCAACGACAAAATGAAAGCCCTTTTCCGACTCGACAAGGGTGTAAATAAACTCGATGTTTGTGCTGGCGCAGAACTTATAGGCGCGTTCGTTGAGCGCCTTGAAAAGCTCTTGATCCATAACGCCGTTTATAGCCTTATCATACGTGTCTTCGGACGCAAAGCCGGCAGCGGCGTAAGCCGCCGCGAAAAGACGGCTGTTGACGCCCTCGTTGACGTCGCTCCTATGCCCCGTATAAATGTAAACGCCGTAACTAACAGCCGTAATGGCGTTAAGAAGCAGCACCGTTATCAAGAGTCGCCCGCGAATAGAAGACCAAAACGACATGGTTAAACTTTCCGACGCAAATTTGCTTATAATATCACTATATCGGTTAATATAATGGATACTTTTTACCAATGTTAATAGATTTTCAGCGTTACAGCTCCATTAAAATCGGCTCGCGGATTGAGGCGGAAGTCGTCAAAGATCGCGGTTTTGACCCGCGCGGCTTCTTTATCGTCGGAAACGCTTGCAATCTGCTTATATCGCCAAATCCGCCGCCGATCGCGATTTTGGATCGCTCGTTCGATTACCTTCGCGTAGAGGGCGAAACGCTAATCGCCGGAGGCAAAACGCCAAGCGGACGAATAACGTCGCTGTGCAAAAAAGAAAATCTGGGCGGCTTAGAATTTTTATCGGGGTTGCCCGGTAGCGTCGGAGGGCTGATAGCGATGAACGCGGGGTTGAAAAACGCAAGCGCGTTTGATCGGCTGCTTTGGATCGACTTTGGCGGCGGCAAAATCTGCGCGAAGGAAGTAGAAAGCGGCTATCGGTTTGCCAATCTGCGAGGCGTCGTTTTTGAAGCGGCGTTTAAGCTCTCCAAAGGCTACGACCGAGCGCTTGAAGCCTATTATTTAAACATACGCGATTCGCAACCTAAAGAGCCTAGCGCGGGAAGCTGTTTTAAGAACCCAATCGGCGATTACGCGGGCAGGCTGATCGAAGCGGTCGGCTTGCGCGGCGCGCGGCGCGGCGGCGTTGGCTTTAGCCAAAAACACGCCAATTTTCTGGTTAATTTCGGCGGCGGCTCGTTCGACGACGCTATAAAGTTGATCGACGAGGCAAAACGCCGCGTTTTAGAGAGCTTTAATATCGCGCTGGAAACCGAAATTAAAATTATATAAGCGCGTCGAATGCGGGGGTTATTAAAGAAAGAGATTCGGCGCGCTCTTTTGCGCTTGCCGCCTATAGCTTATCTTCATTGCAGAAAGTAGCGTTTTCTACGACGCGAAAGCCGCTTTCTTTGCGCCGCCATACACTCTCCGTAACTCTGCCGACGCGCCGCCTCCCGTCGTTCCCGCGCGGAACAAGCGAGAGCGCTTCGTAATCGCAAAAGAAGGCGGGAATCCATAACAACGACCGTCAAAAGATGGATACTCGCTTGCGCGGGAACGACGGAGAAGGTTGCCATTGCCGCGAAGCGCCCGCGCGGGGTAGGGAGCGCAAGGCGCGGAGGGGCGGAAATCTATCTCGGCGTAAATCTTGAGGAAACGATTAGCTTCCATAAATGGTCGGCGGCGCTTTTAATAAGCCTCGCCTACGGGTCCCATCTCGGATTGGTATCGCACCACGCGGTTGCGCCCGCCGTCTTTTGCCTTATAGAGCGCTATATCGGCTAGTTTAATCGCTCGCCATATACCGTCGGCGTCTTGCGGATAAAGCGTTATGCCGACGCTGACGGTTTTTGATATGCTATCGCCGGCGCCCGTTTTGAAAGGGCGCGCCGCAAATTTTTCGCGTATCTTTTCCGCCACCGCCACCGCGCCCTCTTCGGAAGCGTTAAGCAGCATAATCAAAAACTCTTCGCCGCCCTGCCTGATCGCTATATCCGCCTCTCGTATAGAGCTTGTCATAGTGTCGGCTAAACCCTTGATCACAAGGTCGCCTATATCGTGTCCGTAGGTGTCGTTTACCATTTTGAAATGATCTATATCCAATGCAAGCAACGCGTAAGAGGAGCGCACGCGAGAGGCTTGGCGGGCGATATGATCGGTAAATTCGTTAAGAAATTTGCGGTTATACAGCCCCGTCAAACCGTCGCGCAAATTGGATTCTTGCAACACGTGCGTTAAATAGCGGCTTTCAAGCACGGGACGCGCCGCGTCAAAATAGTTGTTTAGCGTCGTGATTTCGACCTTGATTCGCTCTAAACCGACGGAATCTTCCGACGAAACCTGCAACAGCAACGAAACCTCGTCCGTTACGCGATAGGGCATACACATAAGAACGCGCCTCTCCTCGTTTTCCAAATCAAAATAAGCGCACACGCGGGAAAAATCGTCGCTGAACACGACGGTTTGACTTCTTAACGCGCGGCACTCCTCGCACAGCGTCTGCGCTTCGTGCGCGCGGCAGTAAAGTCGAGGGTTGACGGCGTATATAACCTCGCTTTTACCCTGCGCGATCGAAACCTCGAAAAGCGCGAAATCGCCGTTCTCGCCGAGAATTTTGCGAACGACGTCGATCAAATGCTCGTATATTTCGTTTTTGTCCCGATCGATCTCTATCGTCTTTTTGAACTTGTAAATATCGACGAGCGAATCGACGATTTCGCGCATGCGGATCAGCGGGTTTTCATTCGCGTTTTTTTGCGCCGTAGCGCCGATTAAAATCACGATTCGCTTATCGATCTGCTCCACCATATCGCGCAGTTTGGAGTAGAGGCTGTTTAACTGCTCGGCTAACTTGCCGCCTTCGTCGGTAAGCGAGGTGGAAATCTGCGGCGAAAAGTCGCCTTCGTGTCCCTTTTTGATCGCTTTGGTCAGCGCTTCAAAAAGTTCCAAATATCGGTTAAGCCACTGATTTGTTATCAAAGCCGCGGCGATCGCCACTAGAAACGAGGCGATACAGATACGCGCCATAGTTTTTAACCCGCTCTCGCGCATATCGCTTATGTCCATAATCATACTGATCGCGCCTAGCACTTCGCCGCGTCCGCCGACATGACACTGCAAACATTCCGGAGTGGCTATGTATGGAATGGTAACGCGCAAATGCGCCGACGAGCTTGTTTCGGTAACGCGATCGGCGCTTTTGCCGCTGCTTATCACTTCGGCGTCAATTTCGTCTTTTGACCTTTCGCCCTCGAAGCCTACTCCGTAATCTCGTATAACGCTGTCGGCGCGAATCACCCAAACCTGTTCCAAATCGCGCACCGCGCCGATTCGCTCCATAAAGTGATGGCGGTTTTCCATAACGTCGTTTATCATATGCGCCGTCAAACCGTCGCGCACCAACGTCGCGGTCATTTTGGCTTTGTCGATAGAGCTTTGGATTGCAAACTCTCGAAAATTAAACCCCACGATCAGCGTTACCGTCAACGTAAGCAGCACGAGAGTTAAAACTAGCAAAACCGATATGCGACGCTTCATAGATCAACGCCTCCGAATTCTTTCTTAGCGTTACATTATACGTAATATCGGCTATTTCGCGCTTAAGAAAAACAGCTGCTTGCCCGTCCCCATCTTTACCGCGACGTCAAATTCCATTCCGAGCGCGGCGGCGGTCGAAAAAATATCGGTGAAATACTCGCACAAAATCGCCGCCGCGTCCGAAATCGCGGGGTTATGTCCGATAATAAGCGCGCTTTCGCATCTTAAAGCGATCGAGTCGATAGCGCGGATATACTCCCGCGATTCGCCTTCGTATAGGCTTTCCTCCGTTTTTACGCGATCGAGCGCTCCTAAAATATCGGCGACGATCAGCGCCGTTTCTCTAGCTCTCCTAGCGTCGCTTACCAGCACAATATCCGGTTTACAGCCGTTTTCGGCGAGTTTTTCCGCGATTGCTATCGCCTCTTCTCTGCCCTCGTTGGTTAGCGCCCGCTCGCGATCGTTTTTTCCTTTTTCCGCCTTAGCGTGCCGCATTAACACTAACGTTTTCATTTTTTACCTCGATTTTATTTAGACTTAACAGCGCGTCCGCGTTCGGGCGACGTCCCATAAATTCGGCGAAACTATCCATAGCCTTTCTCGATCCGCCGACGCTTAGAACCGAGTTTAGGAAACGATCGGCTAACGCGCGGTCAAAAACGCCTTTTTCGGCAAACGCCAAATACGCGTCCGCGCTTAGAACCTCCGCCCATTTATAGCTGTAGTAGCCCGCCGAATAACCTCCGCCGAAGATATGGCTAAAGCCGTTTTGAAACTTATTATACTCCGGCGGTTTTATTAACGAGGTCGTTTTTCGTATTTCGTCCAAAATCGCCTGAACCTCGCCGGCGCTATGCGCGCCCAAATGAACCTTGAGATCGAACAGCGCAAACTCGCACTGGCGCAACATAGCCAGCGCCGACTGAAAATTTTTAGCGTCGATCAGCTTTTGAATCATCGCGCGCGGCAGTTTTTCGCCCGTTTGATAGTGCGACGCGAAAAGCTCCAGAACGCGCGATTCGTAAGCGAAGTTTTCAAGCCACTGACTAGGAAACTCCACCGCGTCCCACTCGACGCCGCCAATACCGCTAAGATCGCGCTCGTTTACGCGGCTAAATAGGTGGTGGATCGCGTGTCCGACCTCGTGAAAAAGCGTAACTACGTCGCTATGGCGCAGTAGCGACGGCGCGTTTTCGCTAGGGGCTGGAAAGT
The genomic region above belongs to Helicobacteraceae bacterium and contains:
- a CDS encoding UDP-N-acetylmuramate dehydrogenase; protein product: MLIDFQRYSSIKIGSRIEAEVVKDRGFDPRGFFIVGNACNLLISPNPPPIAILDRSFDYLRVEGETLIAGGKTPSGRITSLCKKENLGGLEFLSGLPGSVGGLIAMNAGLKNASAFDRLLWIDFGGGKICAKEVESGYRFANLRGVVFEAAFKLSKGYDRALEAYYLNIRDSQPKEPSAGSCFKNPIGDYAGRLIEAVGLRGARRGGVGFSQKHANFLVNFGGGSFDDAIKLIDEAKRRVLESFNIALETEIKII
- a CDS encoding diguanylate cyclase, translated to MKRRISVLLVLTLVLLTLTVTLIVGFNFREFAIQSSIDKAKMTATLVRDGLTAHMINDVMENRHHFMERIGAVRDLEQVWVIRADSVIRDYGVGFEGERSKDEIDAEVISSGKSADRVTETSSSAHLRVTIPYIATPECLQCHVGGRGEVLGAISMIMDISDMRESGLKTMARICIASFLVAIAAALITNQWLNRYLELFEALTKAIKKGHEGDFSPQISTSLTDEGGKLAEQLNSLYSKLRDMVEQIDKRIVILIGATAQKNANENPLIRMREIVDSLVDIYKFKKTIEIDRDKNEIYEHLIDVVRKILGENGDFALFEVSIAQGKSEVIYAVNPRLYCRAHEAQTLCEECRALRSQTVVFSDDFSRVCAYFDLENEERRVLMCMPYRVTDEVSLLLQVSSEDSVGLERIKVEITTLNNYFDAARPVLESRYLTHVLQESNLRDGLTGLYNRKFLNEFTDHIARQASRVRSSYALLALDIDHFKMVNDTYGHDIGDLVIKGLADTMTSSIREADIAIRQGGEEFLIMLLNASEEGAVAVAEKIREKFAARPFKTGAGDSISKTVSVGITLYPQDADGIWRAIKLADIALYKAKDGGRNRVVRYQSEMGPVGEAY
- a CDS encoding histidine phosphatase family protein, whose product is MKTLVLMRHAKAEKGKNDRERALTNEGREEAIAIAEKLAENGCKPDIVLVSDARRARETALIVADILGALDRVKTEESLYEGESREYIRAIDSIALRCESALIIGHNPAISDAAAILCEYFTDIFSTAAALGMEFDVAVKMGTGKQLFFLSAK